AATATCGCTCATATCGTCAGCATACATCTATTGACCCATTTGCCAAAAGAACATAGCATGAACAAATGAAAAAGACGCTTAAGGTTCGGCTGGCTATTCTTTCCGACGCGGCGAAATATGATGCGTCCTGCGCCTCATCAGGCACCAGCAAGCGCGACTCCTCGGCTTCCGGCGGCCTGGGATCGACCGAAGGCTCTGGCATCTGCCACGCCTATGCGCCCGATGGCCGCTGCATCTCGCTGCTCAAGATTCTGATGACCAATTTCTGCATCTATGACTGCGCCTATTGCATCAACCGGTCGTCGTCGAATGTCGAACGCGCGCGCTTTTCGCCGGAAGAGGTGGTGTGGCTGACGCTCGAATTTTACCGTCGCAACTATATCGAGGGGCTGTTCCTGTCGTCGGGCATTATCCAGAGTTCCGACTACACTATGGAGCAGATGGTGCGGATCGCCCGTGACCTGCGGCTCAAGCACAATTTTCGTGGCTATATCCACCTCAAGACCATCCCCGAAGCCTCGGCCAGACTGATCGAGGAGGCGGGTCTTTTCGCCGATCGTTTGTCGATCAATATCGAACTGCCGACCGATGCCGGGGTCGAGGCCTTCGCACCGCAAAAGCATCCGGCCAATATCCGTCGCTCCATGGGTGAACTGAAAGCGAAGATCGACGAGGCGAGCGAGCCAACCTTGCAGACCAAGCGCCGCAAGCGCTTTGTGCCGGCGGGCCAAAGCACGCAGATGATCATCGGCGCCGATCAGGCCAGTGACGCCACTATCCTGGGCGCCAGCGCCGGTCTTTATGACCGTCACCGGATGCGGCGTGTCTATTATTCGGCCTTCTCGCCCATTCCCGATGCCTCCAAGGCCCTGCCGCTGATCAAACCGCCCCTGATGCGCGAACACCGCCTCTACCAGGCCGACTGGCTTTATCGATTCTATAGTTTTGGAATTGATGAAATTACCGCCGCGCGCCCGGACGGGATGCTTGACCTGGCCGTCGATCCGAAACTGGCCTGGGCGCTGGAAAACCGCGCACGCTTTCCGGTCGATATCAATATGGCCGACAAGGAGATGCTGCTGCGCGTGCCTGGCTTTGGCGTCAAGACGGTGACCGCCATTCTCAATACCCGCCGTTTCAAGCGTCTGGCGCTTGACGATCTGGCGCGATTGAAGGTGTCGATCAAGAAGGTGCAGGCCTTTATCGAGGCCGCCGGCTGGACGCCCGCCAAGCTGATCGATCGCGCTGATTTGCGCACCATGTTCCTGCCCGAACCTGTGCAACTGAGCCTTTTATGAGAGTCGTTCTACGTGCCCGTGGTGACTTTGGCGAATGGCGTGACGCCGCGCGCGGTCTGCTGGCGCAGGGTGTAGATCCGCGTGATATCGACTGGCTCAGCGAAGAGGCTGTTGGCCAGGAGTTGTTTCCGCTAGTGCCGGCGCCCGGATCCGCAGCCCATCGCGTCTCCGTGCCGAAGGACTTCCTGCCGCTGGCCGAGAGCCTGATCTGCCACAGCGATCCGTCGCGTTTTGCTCTTGCCTATTGCCTGCTGTGGCGGCTGCAAAGTGATAAAAACCTGCTCCTGATCAAGTCCGATCCGGACGTGGCGCGCGCTCACGCGCTCAATCGCTCGGTCCATCGCGACGGTCACAAGATGCACGCTTTCGTGCGCTTTAAGGAAGTGCCGGCGCAAGGGCCGCGTCGCGCCTTTGTGGCCTGGTTCGAGCCGGATCACTGGATCGTGGCGCGCAATGCCGGCTTCTTTCAGCGCCGTTTCACCGATATGGACTGGATGATCGCCACGCCTAAAGGCTCGGTCGCCTGGGATGGTGAAAGCGTGCGTTTCTGCGATGAACCGGCCGAGCAGCCCGATATCATGGACGACGCCGACGATTTATGGCGCACCTATTACGCCAATATCTTCAATCCGGCGCGGCTCAAGGTGAAAATGATGCAGACCGAGATGCCGAAGAAATACTGGAAAAATCTGCCGGAAACCGTGCTGATTCCAGAACTGATCGCTGGCGCCGAACAGCGCGTGCGCGAGATGGCCGAACACGCCGCCAGCGACAGCGCGCCCGTTTTTCATGCCCGGCTCCAGTCTCGCAAAGCCTGAGCCGCCGACCTTATGGTTTTTTGAATTTCAACGTCATGCGATCCGATTCCCCGATGGCGTCATAGTGCGCGCGCTCGGCCTCGGTCAGGTTGCGGGTGTCGTTCTTGCTCTGGCGCACAGGTGGAAGGGTCCAGACACCGAAGGGATGGTCGCGGGTATCCTTCGGATTGGCGTTGATCTCGGACTTGCCATCAAGCACGAAGCCAGCCTTCTCAGCGGCGGCGATCACGTAGGATTCCGGCACGTAGCCGGTGCCGGCCTTGGGGGCAGAGCCTTCAGGCGCGCGGTGTTGCTCCACCGCCAGGATGCCGCCGGGCTTCAAGGTGTCGAAGAAGATCTTCATATAGGTGTCGGTGGTTGCACCCTGCCTCGACCAGTTGTGGAAGGCGCGCGCCACCAGCAGGAAGTCGGCGGAATTTGTCGGCAGGTCGCTGCCGTCCGGCGTCAGGGTTTTGGCCGAGACGGCGCCGTAAACGGATGAATCGGCGACCTCTTTCCAGAAGTTCTCATCCTTGGGATTACGCAGGGCGGCGATGTAATGGCCGCCGGTCGCCTTGGCGTAAGGTGCGAGGATTTCGGTCCACCAGCCCTTGGCGCCGGGATCGACTTCGACGATTGTCATGCCGGGCTTGAGGCCCCAGAAGGTGAGGGCATCAACCGGATGGCGATAGGCGTCGCGGGCCTTATTGGCATCGCTGCGCCAGGCGCCATCTACCGCAGCGGCAAGCGCCGGATCGGCGGCGAACGCGGGCAGGGCGGAGGTGAGGCTGAGGGCGGCGAATGCGGCGACAAGGGTACGGCGGCCGATATAGGGCGTGGGCATGATATCCTCCTGTTTTGTGAATGGATATCAAATTCATCCAGGCTTGTCGCCTCACAATTGGTCAGAGATAGATGCTATTGGTATTATCGACATAGGCCGTGATGGCGCATTCCATGTCGTAGATCAGCAGCCGCGACATATCCTGCACCAGTTGAAAGGCGGCCGAAGCCGGCGCGTCGGGAAAGTGTTCGGCGTAGCGGTCATGGATGAGTGTGCCAAGCGTGGTCATCAGCACGCTGTAGGAGGCAATATAGAGCTTGGGTGGCAGGCCCAGGCGATAGTGCGCCATGCCAACGCGTAAAACGGAGTCGTGATAGACGTCGTCGAAATTCGCGGCGGTGATCAGGGCCCAATGCTGCGACTGAAGGTGCTTGGCCCTGACGATGTGGTCGGCATCGGTGAAAAAGGCCCTGATCGCGTCATAGCTGGTGATGTGAGTATAAAACTGATCCATGGCCTCTGGCAGCAGGGCCATGATGAAGGCCTGATGGCCGGCGGCATGAGCGCGACATCTGTCATCGATCTGGTACAAGGACAGCTTGGTGGCGCGGTCCATGTCGGTGGCGGTGAGATGGCTCATGGGTTTGTACTCCTTACTGGTACGCGATAATCACAAATTTTATAAGGGTATAGGGGTTTAAGGGTTAACTAATCCCTGTTGCGGTTTGCCCTGAGGCTAAATATACCACTACATAGACACAGTCGTTTCAGTATCCGTCCGGAGATCGTTCATGGCCGAAAGCCCGCTTGAGATTGGTGGCGTCTGTCCGCCGAAATTCGCTGCCGTAAAGGACGCCTTCGCGACCAATTTCAAAGAGGGCAAAGAACGCGGCGCGCGATTTTCGGCGGTGATCGAGGGTGAGGCGGTGCTCGATATCTGGGCCGGTCAGGCCGACCGCGAAGGCGCCGTGCCGTTCAGCGATACGACGCTGACGCCGGTGTTTTCGACCGGTAAGGCGGTGATGGCGGTGCTGATCGCGCGGCTGGTTGAGGCCGGCAAGCTCGATTACGAGACGCCGGTATCGCACTATTGGCCGGAGTTTGGCCAGAACGGCAAGGCCGGCATTACGGTCGGGCAACTGATCTCGCATCAGGGCGGTTTGCCGGGATTCTCGCCGCCGCAGGGCCCGATGATCTGGTTCGATGTTGAGGCCACCCTGAAAGCCCTGTGTGAGCAGGCGCCCTTGTGGACGCCGGGTGAGGGATCGGGCTACCACCCCATAGCCGGCGGTTATCTGCTGGGCGAGGTTTTCCGTCGCGTCGATGGCCGCAGCATGGGCACCGCTCTGCGCGAAGATATCGCCGGCAAGTTCGGTCTCGATCTGATGATCGGTACGCCCGATGCGTATGCCCCGCGCATCGCGGTCATGCAGAAACCGACCACCGCGCCTGATCTCGGCACGCTCGACGCCATCAAACAGGCGGCCTTTCTCGACAAGGGCTCGGCCCCTGCCGGCAAGGGCTCCGCGGATTGGCGCCGTATGGAGATACCATCGGCCAATACGCACGCCACGGCGCTCTCTCTGGCGCAGTTTATGGCTATCGTCGCCAGCGGTGGCTCGCTGCAGGGGCAGCGCATCCTGTCGGTCAGCACGCTGGGGCAGGCGACGCGCGAACGCGTCTATGGCCAGGATCGCGTTCTGCCGTTCAAGCTGTCGTGGGCGGCAGGCTTCCTGCGCAACACCGGCCTCAAGATCTATGGGCCGAACGACCGCGCGCTGGGTCATAGCGGCTGGGGCGGTTCGTGCGCCATGGCCGACCCGGAAAAGCGCCTGAGCGTCGGTTATGTGATGAACAAGCAGTCGGCCTATCTGATCGGCGATCCGCGTCCGGTCGGGCTGATCGACAAGTTGTATGGTTGTTTGTGATGAAGGCAAAACGTCCGTATAAGCCTCATACCAATCATGAGTTGAAGCTTATGCTGGCGGGAACCAAGCCTTTCGCGGCCTTTTCGTACCGTGAAGGCGAGGATGAAGCCTTTTATTTGGGCGACCAGCCTTTTAAAAGGCATGTAAAAAATGGCCAGTTAATGCGCTATGATTGGGTTTGTACCCAGCAAGGCGTGGAACTACACTTTGTCTTGTTCGCCCTGCCAGGAGAGGAGTGGCGGTTCAAGGCTTACGAGTTGATGTGGCGACTGTCTGAACAATGTGATTGGAATGATACGCTGGAGCGCATGGAAGGCACCTTGCTCGGTTACACGGATGAGCAGAACGAATGGCACATAGCCAATCGTGACCATTACGAACTCCATCGTAATTAAAGGCTAAATTGTAGCCACCTTGATCGCCTTCAACCGTCTCCACGCCCCAAACGCAAATACCATCGCGCCGGCCCAGATAAAGGCGAAAGACACGCCGCGCAGCAGGGTGAACGGCTCGCCCTGGAACAGGCCGATGACCAGTGTGCTGGTCGGGCCAATAAACTGGATAAAGCCCATGGTCGAAAGCGGCAGCCTGCGCGCCACATAGGAAAAGAGCGCCAGCGGCAGCACGGTTATGGGGCCGGTCAGGATAAACCAGAAGGCTTGCGACGGCACAAAGAAGTGCCCTTGTCCGTGGGACTCAAACCATACCAGATAGATCAGCGCCGGCAGAAAGAGATAGGCGCATTCGACGAACAGTCCCGCCAGCGCCGGCACGACCAGTTGTTTGCGCAGGATGCCGTAGGAGCCAAAGGTCACCGCCAGGGTCAGGGCAATCCACGGCACATGCCCGATGGCGAACGCCTGGATAACAACGCCTGCGGCTGCCAGTGCGATGGCGCTTTTGCCCCAGTTATCGAGGCGCTCTTTGAAGAGCACCGCGCCCGCCGCCATGTTCAAAAGCGGGTTGAGATAATAGCCCAGCGAGGACTCGATGGTGTGGCCGTTGGTCACCGCCCAGACATAGACGCCCCAGTTGGTGGCCACCAGAATTGAGGTGATCAGCAACATGGTGCGCAGATGCGCTGAGGCAAAGGCCGCGAAGACATCGGGCCATTGCTTCGTCAGGAAGACGAGGCCGCCTGCCCACACCAGCGCCCATACCGAACGGTGGGCAATGATCTCAAGCGCGCCACCGCCAAAGGCATGAATCGGCATGTAGAACAGCGGCACGAAGCCCCAGATCAGGTAACAGAAGATGGCCAGGCTGATCGGGGAACTGAGCCGTGAGGTACGCGTAGGCATGGACGTATATCCGGAAAAGAAAGTGCCTGAGGCACCTTTAAGTTCCTCAGAGCAAAACGAAAAAGCCGGCGGAACCTGATGGTTCCGCCGGCTTCAAACATCACAATTTGTGAAATTTAAGCGTCTACGGAAACGATGACACCGCGTTCGTCGAGCAGTTGTGCGATCTGCACGGCGTTGAGCGCCGCGCCTTTACGCAGGTTGTCCGAAGCGCACCAAAGGTTCAGGCCATAGGGTACGGTCGGGTCGTTGCGGATGCGCGATACGTAGGTGTCGAACTCGCCGACCACTTCGATCGGCGTGATGTAGCCGCCGGGCTCGCGCTTGTCGACCACGGCGACGCCGGGGGCTTCACGCAGGATTTCGCGGGCTTCGCGCTCATCGAGCGGGCTCTCGAACTCGACATTGATCGATTCCGAGTGGCCGACGAACACTGGCACGCGCACGCAGGTGGCGGTGACCTCTATGGTCGGGTCCATGATCTTGTGGGTTTCCACGACCATCTTCCACTCTTCCTTGGTCGAGCCGTCTTCCATGAAGACGTCGATGTGCGGAATGACGTTGAAGGCTATCTGTTTGGTGAACTTCTTCGGGGTCTTGTCGCCCATGCCATAGATGGCCTTGGTCTGATCCCACAGTTCGTCCATGCCCGCCTTGCCGGCGCCGGCCACCGACTGGTAGGTCGAGACGACGATGCGCTTGATCTGCGCGGCATCGTGCAGCGGCTTCAGAACCGTCAGCATCTGGATGGTCGAGCAGTTCGGATTGGCGATGATGTTCTTCTTCTTGGCGTGCCAGACCGCATCCGGATTCACTTCCGGAATGATCAGAGGCACGTCCGGATCCATGCGCCAGGCCGACGAATTGTCGATAACGATGGGGCCGAGCTTGCCGATCTTTTCCGACCAGGCCTTGGAGACGTCGCCACCGGCGCTCATCAGCACGATATCGACTTTTGTGAAGTCGAATGTTTCGAGGTCGAGGCATTTCAGGGTTTTTGTGCCGAAGGAAATCTCAATACCCACCGATTTACGCGAAGCGACCGCGTAAATATCTGTAACGGGGAAGTTCACTTCTTCAAGGATCGTCATCATTTCACGACCCACAGCGCCGGTGGCGCCGACTACGGCGACCCGATAACCCATACTACCACTCCTGTAATGTCTTTCACGCAGACAGTCTGCGCAGGGCGCAAATGAGCCCTTTTCAGGCGTTTTACAAGAACGAATTGCTAACCGGTGGGTTATTGGCGGCTAATGTGTCGGATTTGGCGGTATTTTTAGCGCCCAATCTTTAACGCCCTTTAGCGCCAAGCCTGGAGGCCATGGCGGTTGGCGGAGCGCAACACGCCATCGAGCGCGCCAATCAGCGCTTCGGTGGTGAAAGGCTTGCTGAGATGACCGTCGCCGCCGGCTTCAAAGCCCTGATCGACATGTTCGGCGCTTTCATTGCCACTCAGAAAAAGAATGGGCGTGTAGCCGAGGTTATGGCCGTCTTCCATCTGACGAATGGCCTTTACCGCCTTGATGCCCGACATCACCGGCATTTCCATATCCATGAGGACGGCGTCATATTCGTTGATTTGGTACGCTTCGACGGCTTCAACGCCATCGGCGGCGAAATCGACGTCGATACCGGTCGGCGCCAACATGAGATCGATCATCTTGCGCAGGGTCGAATTGTCTTCAACGCACAACAGTCTCACAACCTTATCCTCCACTTGGGCCGGCTCATGGATGATGAATCGCGACCTGTAACATTCTTATACAATATGTGTCTTATCCAAACCTGAACAAGGACATTGCTTTTTTATACGGCTCATTTTGAGAAAAAGACGGGCCGCGAAGGACTTTCCTGCATAAACTATGCCCGTGATTCTGGACCTATGCATGAGCGGCAGCAAAAACAGAGACGTGATCATTATCGGTGGCGGACCGGCGGGTCTGTCGTGCGCCATCTGGCTGAAAAAGTTAGGTTTGGCGCCTGCGGTCCTCGAAGCCTCCGATCGGTTGGGCGGACTGCAAATGCGCAGCCCCTATGAGAATTTATGGATACCAGGGGTGCAGGGCCGCACCGGCCAGGAGGTCGCCGCCAGCCTTGCCGCCCATGCCGAAGCTTTAAGCGTTGAACTGCGCGTCAGTACACCGGCACTTTGGGTGTCCGAAGATGGTCTGGCGGTGCAGACGGATGCGGGCTTTCTGTTCGCGCCCTATCTCGTCCTGGCGACGGGCTCTACGCCGCGCGCCGGCGGATTTCGACCGGCCCCTAATGTCGCTATTGGGCCCGGCGTGGCGATGGAGGCGCTGGAGGTGAGGGGCTGCAAGGTCGCCATCCTTGGCGGCGGCGATAACGCCTTTGATCAGGCGCGCTTTGTGCGCGATCGTGGCGGCCAGGTGACGATTTTCTCTCGCAAGGCTCCGCGCGCGCAGAAGCTGTTGCAGAACATGATCACCGATGTGCGGGTGGTCATCGGCGATTACACGGCGGATCAGGTCGGCATGACGGTCAATGGCGAATTGTTCGATGCGTTTGGCGTCATGTATGGCTTCGAGGCGGTGGTGCCAGAGGGCCTGGAGCTGCGACGGCTGGACGGCTATATCGATGTCGATCGCTTCGGCGCAACCAGCGTCCCCGGCGTCTATGCGTGTGGCGAGGTCACGAACTACTGGCATCCATGCGTCACCACCGCGGCGGCGCATGGGGTGCAGGTGGCAAAACAGATTTCCCTGGCATTGGCGAGGTAAGGCGCAGAACTTTCTTGCCGCAGTGCGAAAATGTCGCGCTGTTTGCGGTTTCGGGCTATGCTATCTATACTGCCGATACTGTCACAGCCGAAGATGCCCCATGCCTGATCAAGCCGCCCCTGCCACCTCTGCAAAAATCGCCTTCGGACAGGGCTTCCTGAAGGATTGCTGGTGGTTTGCCGCGCTTTCCGGTGATCTGGTGGCCGGTAAGCTGCAACGTTATGTCATCCTTGGCGAACCCGTCCTGCTGGCGCGCGATCTTGATGGCAAGGTCTATGCCGTGCGCGATATCTGTCCGCACCGCGCCGCCCCCTTATCCGCCGGCGAGATGGTCCGCGATGGCAAGGGCGGGGGATGCGTCGTACAATGCTGCTATCATGGCTGGACCTTCGATACGCAGGGCACCTGCAAGAGCATCCCCTCACTGACCGCCGATCAGCCGATGGATATCGAGAAGATCCGTGTGCGCAACTATGCCATCCGCGAGCAGC
The window above is part of the Asticcacaulis sp. MM231 genome. Proteins encoded here:
- a CDS encoding TIGR03915 family putative DNA repair protein, which produces MRVVLRARGDFGEWRDAARGLLAQGVDPRDIDWLSEEAVGQELFPLVPAPGSAAHRVSVPKDFLPLAESLICHSDPSRFALAYCLLWRLQSDKNLLLIKSDPDVARAHALNRSVHRDGHKMHAFVRFKEVPAQGPRRAFVAWFEPDHWIVARNAGFFQRRFTDMDWMIATPKGSVAWDGESVRFCDEPAEQPDIMDDADDLWRTYYANIFNPARLKVKMMQTEMPKKYWKNLPETVLIPELIAGAEQRVREMAEHAASDSAPVFHARLQSRKA
- a CDS encoding putative DNA modification/repair radical SAM protein translates to MKKTLKVRLAILSDAAKYDASCASSGTSKRDSSASGGLGSTEGSGICHAYAPDGRCISLLKILMTNFCIYDCAYCINRSSSNVERARFSPEEVVWLTLEFYRRNYIEGLFLSSGIIQSSDYTMEQMVRIARDLRLKHNFRGYIHLKTIPEASARLIEEAGLFADRLSINIELPTDAGVEAFAPQKHPANIRRSMGELKAKIDEASEPTLQTKRRKRFVPAGQSTQMIIGADQASDATILGASAGLYDRHRMRRVYYSAFSPIPDASKALPLIKPPLMREHRLYQADWLYRFYSFGIDEITAARPDGMLDLAVDPKLAWALENRARFPVDINMADKEMLLRVPGFGVKTVTAILNTRRFKRLALDDLARLKVSIKKVQAFIEAAGWTPAKLIDRADLRTMFLPEPVQLSLL
- a CDS encoding protoglobin domain-containing protein, which codes for MSHLTATDMDRATKLSLYQIDDRCRAHAAGHQAFIMALLPEAMDQFYTHITSYDAIRAFFTDADHIVRAKHLQSQHWALITAANFDDVYHDSVLRVGMAHYRLGLPPKLYIASYSVLMTTLGTLIHDRYAEHFPDAPASAAFQLVQDMSRLLIYDMECAITAYVDNTNSIYL
- a CDS encoding aspartate-semialdehyde dehydrogenase, which produces MGYRVAVVGATGAVGREMMTILEEVNFPVTDIYAVASRKSVGIEISFGTKTLKCLDLETFDFTKVDIVLMSAGGDVSKAWSEKIGKLGPIVIDNSSAWRMDPDVPLIIPEVNPDAVWHAKKKNIIANPNCSTIQMLTVLKPLHDAAQIKRIVVSTYQSVAGAGKAGMDELWDQTKAIYGMGDKTPKKFTKQIAFNVIPHIDVFMEDGSTKEEWKMVVETHKIMDPTIEVTATCVRVPVFVGHSESINVEFESPLDEREAREILREAPGVAVVDKREPGGYITPIEVVGEFDTYVSRIRNDPTVPYGLNLWCASDNLRKGAALNAVQIAQLLDERGVIVSVDA
- a CDS encoding methyltransferase, whose translation is MPTPYIGRRTLVAAFAALSLTSALPAFAADPALAAAVDGAWRSDANKARDAYRHPVDALTFWGLKPGMTIVEVDPGAKGWWTEILAPYAKATGGHYIAALRNPKDENFWKEVADSSVYGAVSAKTLTPDGSDLPTNSADFLLVARAFHNWSRQGATTDTYMKIFFDTLKPGGILAVEQHRAPEGSAPKAGTGYVPESYVIAAAEKAGFVLDGKSEINANPKDTRDHPFGVWTLPPVRQSKNDTRNLTEAERAHYDAIGESDRMTLKFKKP
- the rarD gene encoding EamA family transporter RarD, with amino-acid sequence MPTRTSRLSSPISLAIFCYLIWGFVPLFYMPIHAFGGGALEIIAHRSVWALVWAGGLVFLTKQWPDVFAAFASAHLRTMLLITSILVATNWGVYVWAVTNGHTIESSLGYYLNPLLNMAAGAVLFKERLDNWGKSAIALAAAGVVIQAFAIGHVPWIALTLAVTFGSYGILRKQLVVPALAGLFVECAYLFLPALIYLVWFESHGQGHFFVPSQAFWFILTGPITVLPLALFSYVARRLPLSTMGFIQFIGPTSTLVIGLFQGEPFTLLRGVSFAFIWAGAMVFAFGAWRRLKAIKVATI
- a CDS encoding response regulator, which encodes MRLLCVEDNSTLRKMIDLMLAPTGIDVDFAADGVEAVEAYQINEYDAVLMDMEMPVMSGIKAVKAIRQMEDGHNLGYTPILFLSGNESAEHVDQGFEAGGDGHLSKPFTTEALIGALDGVLRSANRHGLQAWR
- a CDS encoding NAD(P)/FAD-dependent oxidoreductase, which produces MSGSKNRDVIIIGGGPAGLSCAIWLKKLGLAPAVLEASDRLGGLQMRSPYENLWIPGVQGRTGQEVAASLAAHAEALSVELRVSTPALWVSEDGLAVQTDAGFLFAPYLVLATGSTPRAGGFRPAPNVAIGPGVAMEALEVRGCKVAILGGGDNAFDQARFVRDRGGQVTIFSRKAPRAQKLLQNMITDVRVVIGDYTADQVGMTVNGELFDAFGVMYGFEAVVPEGLELRRLDGYIDVDRFGATSVPGVYACGEVTNYWHPCVTTAAAHGVQVAKQISLALAR
- a CDS encoding serine hydrolase domain-containing protein is translated as MAESPLEIGGVCPPKFAAVKDAFATNFKEGKERGARFSAVIEGEAVLDIWAGQADREGAVPFSDTTLTPVFSTGKAVMAVLIARLVEAGKLDYETPVSHYWPEFGQNGKAGITVGQLISHQGGLPGFSPPQGPMIWFDVEATLKALCEQAPLWTPGEGSGYHPIAGGYLLGEVFRRVDGRSMGTALREDIAGKFGLDLMIGTPDAYAPRIAVMQKPTTAPDLGTLDAIKQAAFLDKGSAPAGKGSADWRRMEIPSANTHATALSLAQFMAIVASGGSLQGQRILSVSTLGQATRERVYGQDRVLPFKLSWAAGFLRNTGLKIYGPNDRALGHSGWGGSCAMADPEKRLSVGYVMNKQSAYLIGDPRPVGLIDKLYGCL